A genomic region of Janthinobacterium lividum contains the following coding sequences:
- a CDS encoding DeoR/GlpR family DNA-binding transcription regulator, whose amino-acid sequence MLTHQRKQYLLDLLQREGQIVAKAVSDSLGLSEDTIRRDLRELAKEGLLERVHGGALPLLPRSPALAPFAGREQISPEAKPAIGRAAGAMIQTGQVVFLDGGTTVVQLARQLPRDLRATIVTHSPSIAVELVNHPSIEVLMLGGRLYKHSIVGVGAATVEAIGRIRADLYFMGVSSLHPQAGITTGDYEEACVKRALSAASSRTVVLASPEKFNTASPFQIAPLSQVNDIIVHRDVDDALVAPYREMGIAVILA is encoded by the coding sequence ATGCTGACACATCAACGCAAACAATATCTGCTGGATTTGCTCCAGCGCGAAGGGCAGATCGTCGCCAAGGCCGTCAGCGATAGCCTGGGCTTGTCGGAAGACACGATACGGCGCGACCTGCGCGAGCTGGCAAAAGAAGGACTATTGGAGCGTGTGCATGGCGGCGCCCTGCCCTTGCTGCCGCGCTCGCCCGCGCTGGCGCCGTTTGCGGGACGCGAACAGATCTCCCCCGAAGCCAAGCCCGCCATCGGCCGCGCGGCGGGCGCCATGATACAAACGGGACAAGTGGTATTCCTCGATGGCGGCACGACCGTCGTGCAGCTGGCGCGCCAGCTGCCGCGCGACTTGCGCGCCACCATCGTCACGCACAGCCCGTCGATTGCCGTCGAACTGGTGAATCACCCATCGATCGAAGTGCTGATGCTGGGCGGGCGCCTGTACAAACACTCGATCGTGGGCGTCGGCGCGGCGACCGTGGAAGCCATCGGCCGCATCCGCGCCGACCTGTATTTCATGGGCGTGTCCAGCCTGCATCCGCAAGCGGGCATCACCACCGGCGATTATGAGGAAGCATGCGTGAAGCGCGCACTGAGCGCGGCGTCAAGCCGCACTGTCGTGCTGGCTTCGCCGGAAAAGTTCAATACGGCCTCGCCGTTCCAGATCGCCCCCTTGAGCCAGGTCAACGACATCATCGTGCACCGCGACGTGGATGATGCGCTGGTCGCGCCCTACCGCGAGATGGGAATCGCCGTCATCCTGGCATGA
- a CDS encoding ABC transporter permease codes for MNNDLPRWATAFVMPMLNLLSALLVAALVIYMLGEDPAESLGILVNSAVLNPEGLSYTLFYASTFIFTGLSVSVAMQAGLFNIGSEGQMYIGGLGLTVAMLAFDQTLPAWLLIPAAMIGAALFGALWGFLPGYLQAKRGSHIVVTTIMFNFIAASLMNFVIVKYLIPPGEQNTASRVFAESGEMPRLSTWFPSLGDTPLNISFILAIAALVIYGVMVWRSSWGFKLRATGLNKHAAHYAGVSISKMIIIVMLISGALAGLGSVNSIMGSTHYLSLNFVGGAGFIGIAIALMGRQHPVGIFLSAVLFGALIQGGFDLSLEKPNIPTETFIFIQGLIILFCGAMENFYAPAISALLKRTKG; via the coding sequence ATGAATAACGACTTGCCACGCTGGGCGACAGCCTTTGTCATGCCCATGTTAAACCTGCTGTCGGCCTTGCTGGTCGCAGCCCTGGTGATTTATATGCTGGGCGAAGATCCCGCCGAATCGCTGGGTATCCTCGTCAACAGCGCCGTCCTCAATCCGGAAGGCTTGAGCTACACCCTGTTCTACGCCAGCACCTTCATCTTCACGGGCCTGTCGGTGTCCGTGGCGATGCAGGCCGGGCTGTTTAATATCGGTTCCGAAGGCCAAATGTATATCGGCGGCCTGGGCTTGACGGTGGCCATGCTGGCCTTCGACCAGACCCTGCCCGCATGGCTCCTGATTCCAGCCGCCATGATCGGCGCGGCCCTGTTTGGCGCGCTGTGGGGCTTCCTGCCCGGCTACCTGCAAGCGAAGCGCGGCAGCCACATCGTCGTCACCACCATCATGTTCAACTTCATCGCTGCCAGCCTGATGAACTTCGTGATCGTGAAATACCTGATCCCGCCTGGCGAGCAGAACACGGCCAGCCGCGTGTTTGCGGAAAGCGGCGAAATGCCGCGCCTCTCCACCTGGTTCCCGTCGCTGGGCGACACGCCGCTGAACATCAGTTTTATTCTGGCGATCGCCGCGCTGGTGATCTATGGCGTGATGGTGTGGCGCTCGTCATGGGGCTTCAAACTGCGCGCCACGGGCTTGAACAAGCATGCGGCCCACTATGCTGGCGTGTCGATCAGCAAGATGATCATCATCGTCATGCTGATCTCCGGCGCGCTGGCGGGCCTCGGTTCCGTCAATTCCATCATGGGTTCGACGCATTATCTGTCGCTCAATTTCGTCGGCGGCGCCGGCTTCATCGGCATCGCCATCGCCCTGATGGGCCGCCAGCATCCGGTCGGCATCTTTTTGTCGGCCGTGCTGTTCGGTGCGCTGATCCAGGGTGGCTTCGACCTGTCGCTGGAAAAACCGAATATCCCGACGGAAACTTTCATTTTCATCCAGGGCTTGATCATCCTGTTCTGCGGCGCCATGGAAAACTTCTACGCACCGGCCATTTCCGCCCTGCTCAAGCGCACCAAAGGCTAA
- a CDS encoding phospholipase D-like domain-containing protein — MRRLFVSLLVTTLFAGTAHADFTIPGFELVHTSPVETSLANPDLREPVAVWSELFDSAKKEIVIAQFYAVSKPGTAFEKVLASLTAAGQRGVKIRFLLDQKGVGLSEAATITWIKAIPNLDLRLIDFNKITGNGIVHAKYLAVDGQVAYIGSQNFDWRSFEHIHETGLKITDPAMVSQVQAIFEQDWQAQALTSQGSRATVLNSKVVPANYAQNAFLLASPNAYNPAGVGDSETGLPALLAEAKSEVRIQLLDYAPLSYGPNRTRPYYAVIDNAVRAAAQRGVKIKLMVSAWNTEAPAIAYLKSLALVPNVEIRIVTIPTASTGFIPFARVIHSKTMSIDGKLAWVGTSNWAGGYFDLSRNLEVVLRNEQMAQRIAALHEQTWSSAYAQPIDINKQYPKPAKAAPQGKE; from the coding sequence ATGCGTCGTTTATTTGTTTCCCTGCTCGTCACTACCCTGTTCGCGGGCACGGCCCACGCGGATTTCACCATTCCCGGCTTTGAGCTGGTGCACACTTCGCCCGTGGAAACGAGCTTGGCGAATCCCGACCTGCGCGAACCCGTCGCCGTGTGGAGCGAGCTGTTTGATTCGGCCAAGAAAGAAATCGTCATCGCCCAGTTCTACGCCGTCAGCAAGCCGGGCACGGCTTTTGAAAAGGTGCTGGCCAGCCTGACGGCCGCCGGCCAGCGCGGCGTGAAGATCCGTTTCCTGCTGGACCAGAAGGGCGTGGGCCTGTCGGAAGCGGCCACCATCACCTGGATCAAGGCGATTCCGAACCTGGACTTGCGCCTCATCGACTTCAATAAAATCACGGGCAACGGCATCGTGCATGCGAAATACCTGGCCGTCGATGGCCAGGTGGCGTACATCGGCAGCCAGAATTTCGACTGGCGCTCGTTCGAGCACATCCATGAGACGGGCTTGAAGATCACGGATCCGGCCATGGTGAGCCAGGTGCAAGCCATTTTCGAGCAGGATTGGCAGGCGCAGGCATTGACGTCGCAAGGCAGCCGCGCCACGGTGCTCAACAGCAAGGTCGTGCCGGCCAATTACGCGCAAAACGCTTTCCTGCTGGCCAGCCCGAATGCGTACAACCCGGCCGGTGTGGGCGACTCGGAAACAGGCTTGCCCGCCTTGTTGGCGGAAGCGAAAAGCGAAGTGCGCATCCAGCTGCTCGATTATGCGCCGCTGTCCTACGGCCCGAACCGCACGCGTCCGTACTACGCCGTGATCGACAACGCCGTGCGCGCAGCCGCCCAGCGCGGCGTGAAAATCAAGCTGATGGTGTCCGCCTGGAACACGGAAGCGCCGGCCATCGCCTACCTGAAAAGCCTGGCCCTGGTGCCGAACGTGGAAATCCGCATCGTGACGATACCCACGGCGTCGACGGGTTTTATCCCGTTCGCGCGCGTGATCCACAGCAAGACCATGAGCATCGACGGCAAGCTGGCCTGGGTCGGCACGAGCAACTGGGCAGGCGGTTATTTCGACTTGTCGCGCAACCTGGAAGTGGTGCTGCGCAACGAACAGATGGCGCAGCGCATTGCCGCGCTGCATGAGCAGACGTGGAGCTCGGCGTATGCGCAGCCCATCGACATCAACAAGCAGTATCCGAAACCAGCCAAGGCCGCGCCGCAAGGCAAGGAGTGA
- a CDS encoding ABC transporter permease: MTLDDFQFASILVSTVRNAPVLIFAAMAGLFAERSGMIDIGLEGKILASAFASAAVAYTTQNPYYGMAAGMLVCVALALLQAYVSITQKGNQLVAGMAINIAMSGLTFVLAQFFFQQGGRTPDLGSARLFDVVLPGTQYVEHIPFIGWVYAHLIGGHSILVYVAFLLIPLVHWLLYHTRFGLRLRACGENPHAADSAGVSVEATRYLAMLVAGILCSFSGAYLAIVQSGFFLRDMSAGAGYLALTAMVFGNWRPVYTFLGCLMFGFFAAIQIQIEGVDLPVVGRIPGSLIQMVPYVVTVIVLAGLMAKSIAPKAIGIPFVKSR; this comes from the coding sequence ATGACACTCGACGACTTTCAATTCGCCAGCATCCTGGTATCGACCGTGCGCAATGCGCCCGTCCTGATCTTTGCCGCCATGGCCGGCCTGTTTGCCGAACGCAGCGGCATGATCGACATCGGCCTGGAAGGCAAGATCCTGGCCAGCGCCTTCGCTTCCGCCGCCGTGGCCTACACGACGCAAAACCCGTATTACGGCATGGCTGCCGGCATGCTCGTGTGCGTCGCCTTGGCCTTGCTGCAGGCTTACGTCAGCATTACGCAAAAGGGCAACCAGCTGGTGGCCGGCATGGCGATCAATATCGCCATGAGCGGGCTGACGTTCGTGCTGGCGCAGTTCTTCTTCCAGCAAGGCGGCCGCACGCCCGACCTCGGTTCGGCGCGGCTGTTCGACGTGGTCTTACCGGGCACACAGTACGTGGAGCACATTCCCTTCATCGGCTGGGTATATGCCCACCTGATCGGCGGCCATTCCATCCTCGTCTATGTGGCGTTCCTGCTGATCCCGCTCGTGCACTGGCTGCTGTACCACACGCGCTTCGGCCTGCGTCTGCGCGCCTGCGGCGAAAACCCGCATGCGGCCGATTCGGCTGGCGTGAGCGTGGAGGCGACGCGCTACCTTGCCATGCTGGTGGCCGGCATCCTGTGCTCGTTCTCGGGCGCCTACCTGGCCATCGTGCAAAGCGGCTTCTTCTTGCGCGACATGTCGGCCGGCGCCGGCTACCTGGCCTTGACGGCCATGGTTTTCGGCAACTGGCGTCCCGTCTACACCTTCCTCGGCTGCCTGATGTTCGGCTTCTTTGCCGCCATCCAGATCCAGATTGAAGGCGTGGACTTGCCCGTCGTGGGCCGCATCCCCGGCTCGCTGATCCAGATGGTGCCATACGTCGTCACCGTGATCGTGCTGGCGGGCTTGATGGCGAAATCCATCGCGCCAAAAGCTATCGGCATCCCCTTTGTAAAATCGCGTTAA
- a CDS encoding S1/P1 nuclease has protein sequence MKKLLCVLALGAAFASGNVLAWGNDGHRAVGAIADQLLKGSAAQAQVAKLLLPGESLEKIANWPDCVKGTYCGPQSPEMLSYVAANPKHGEYHYTNVPFQNAHYHDHGVGTADDDIVQTLKQAILVLQGKADAASNPHGFSQREALILITHLVGDIHQPLHVGNAFLGKDGQFFVPATQAQIDDIAIFNARGGNDLLLDDAKMTALSDAVIPAPLPAEEGTAKPASAYPKSPTKPLHSYWDTTVVDYAMRRLSTCTPQQFARTVIASAPVVSANSGDPATWPYQWADASLAASKIAFTDVVAGPATQQTSRKGEVYNVWTLTVPDNYPVPSSALAKQQLIEGGYHLAAVLQAIWPQ, from the coding sequence ATGAAAAAATTACTGTGCGTGCTGGCGCTGGGTGCCGCTTTCGCTTCCGGCAATGTGCTGGCGTGGGGTAATGACGGCCACCGCGCCGTGGGCGCCATTGCCGATCAATTGCTCAAGGGTAGCGCGGCCCAGGCACAGGTGGCCAAGTTGCTGTTGCCTGGCGAAAGCCTGGAAAAGATCGCCAACTGGCCCGATTGCGTGAAGGGCACGTATTGCGGTCCGCAATCGCCGGAAATGCTGAGCTATGTGGCGGCGAATCCGAAACATGGCGAATACCATTACACGAATGTGCCGTTCCAGAACGCGCACTACCATGACCATGGCGTAGGCACGGCCGACGACGATATCGTGCAAACGCTCAAGCAGGCGATCCTGGTGTTGCAAGGCAAGGCTGACGCGGCCAGCAATCCGCACGGCTTCAGCCAGCGCGAAGCCCTGATCCTGATCACGCACCTGGTAGGCGATATCCATCAGCCACTGCATGTTGGCAATGCGTTTCTCGGCAAGGATGGCCAGTTCTTTGTGCCCGCCACGCAGGCGCAGATCGACGACATCGCCATTTTCAATGCGCGCGGCGGCAACGATTTGCTGCTCGACGATGCGAAGATGACGGCGCTGTCCGATGCCGTGATTCCCGCGCCGCTGCCGGCGGAAGAGGGCACGGCCAAGCCAGCCAGCGCGTATCCGAAGTCGCCCACCAAGCCCCTGCATTCGTACTGGGACACGACCGTGGTCGACTATGCCATGCGCCGCCTGAGCACGTGCACGCCGCAGCAGTTCGCCCGCACGGTGATCGCCAGCGCGCCTGTGGTGAGCGCCAATAGCGGCGACCCCGCCACCTGGCCGTATCAGTGGGCCGATGCCTCGCTGGCGGCGTCAAAGATTGCTTTCACGGACGTGGTGGCTGGCCCTGCCACGCAGCAGACCAGCCGCAAGGGCGAGGTCTACAACGTCTGGACCTTGACGGTGCCCGATAATTATCCGGTGCCCAGCTCGGCGCTGGCGAAGCAGCAGCTGATCGAGGGCGGCTATCACCTGGCGGCCGTGCTGCAGGCGATCTGGCCGCAGTAA
- a CDS encoding bifunctional metallophosphatase/5'-nucleotidase codes for MKTLPLSLIAVAIAAAMTGCATHPVAPVDINLVALNDFHGNLDRSKFTYTSVADAERKTVQAGGIDTLSGALTAWRREDAQLIFVGNGDLVGASPAMSALWADEPSIVAMNMLGMKASSVGNHEFDQGKAELLRQQRGGCESSRADKACKFTPDFKGASYTYMAANVIDTQTGKSLLPAYRIEEAHGVKVGLIGAVLKDTPSVVTAAGIAGLQFGDEADAINATLPQLRAQGVGVFVVLLHQGGETKEAVDRPDCSHLKGEVVDVVKRLDPAIQLVISGHSHQGYLCRVDGRLVTQAQMGGHMLTRIKLKVDPVKNAVIDASAQNVVMLPGMYEPDPAVAAYLESVKQRSAAELSRPVASIAVPNVGRSTKGGGASPLGDLVADSTLFGARAAGAQIGLMNNGGIRKDLEAGADLMTNAGQNQAVVPFGNTLIVVSLSGAQIRTLLEQQWPGEEAGEGNLLQVSEGFSYRWDSTRPQGQRVLPGSIMLNGSPLEDNQQYRVAANSFLAGGGDRFTVLAAGTRRLDTGVRDIDAFSNYLIDRARVGKPAGSATAAGRIVRVQ; via the coding sequence ATGAAAACACTGCCCTTATCCCTGATCGCGGTGGCCATCGCCGCCGCCATGACCGGTTGCGCCACCCATCCCGTGGCGCCCGTCGATATCAACCTGGTCGCCCTGAACGATTTTCACGGCAACCTCGACCGCAGCAAATTTACCTACACGAGCGTTGCCGATGCCGAGCGCAAGACGGTGCAGGCCGGCGGCATCGATACCTTGTCCGGCGCATTGACGGCGTGGCGGCGCGAAGATGCGCAGCTGATCTTTGTCGGCAATGGCGACCTGGTCGGCGCCAGTCCCGCCATGTCGGCGCTGTGGGCGGACGAGCCGAGCATCGTCGCCATGAACATGCTGGGCATGAAGGCCAGTTCCGTAGGCAACCATGAATTTGACCAGGGCAAGGCGGAATTGCTGCGCCAGCAGCGCGGCGGCTGTGAATCATCGCGCGCCGACAAGGCTTGCAAATTCACGCCGGACTTCAAGGGCGCCAGCTATACCTATATGGCGGCCAATGTCATCGACACGCAAACGGGCAAGTCCCTGTTGCCCGCCTACCGCATCGAAGAGGCGCATGGCGTCAAGGTGGGCCTGATCGGCGCCGTGCTGAAGGATACGCCGTCCGTAGTGACGGCCGCCGGCATTGCCGGCCTGCAGTTTGGCGATGAAGCGGACGCCATCAACGCCACCTTGCCGCAACTGCGCGCGCAGGGCGTGGGCGTGTTCGTGGTGCTGCTGCACCAGGGCGGCGAGACCAAGGAAGCCGTCGACCGGCCCGACTGCAGCCATCTGAAGGGCGAAGTGGTGGATGTCGTGAAACGTCTCGACCCGGCGATTCAGCTGGTCATCAGCGGCCATTCGCACCAGGGTTATCTGTGCCGTGTCGATGGCCGCCTGGTGACCCAGGCGCAGATGGGCGGACACATGCTGACGCGCATCAAGCTCAAGGTCGATCCCGTCAAGAATGCGGTGATCGATGCCAGCGCGCAAAACGTCGTCATGCTGCCAGGCATGTATGAGCCGGACCCGGCCGTGGCAGCCTACCTGGAATCGGTCAAGCAGCGCAGTGCGGCTGAATTGTCGCGTCCCGTGGCCAGTATCGCCGTGCCGAACGTGGGCCGCAGCACCAAGGGCGGCGGCGCTTCCCCGCTGGGCGACCTGGTGGCCGACAGCACCCTGTTCGGCGCGCGCGCTGCCGGTGCGCAAATCGGCCTGATGAATAATGGCGGCATCCGCAAGGACCTGGAAGCTGGTGCCGACCTGATGACGAACGCGGGCCAGAACCAGGCCGTGGTACCGTTCGGCAATACCCTGATCGTCGTGAGTCTTTCCGGCGCGCAAATCCGTACCTTGCTCGAGCAGCAATGGCCGGGCGAAGAGGCAGGCGAGGGCAACCTGTTGCAAGTGTCCGAAGGTTTTAGTTACCGCTGGGACAGCACGCGGCCGCAGGGCCAGCGCGTGCTGCCGGGCAGCATCATGCTCAATGGCAGCCCTCTTGAAGACAATCAACAATACCGTGTCGCCGCCAACAGTTTCCTGGCCGGCGGCGGCGACCGTTTCACGGTGCTGGCGGCCGGCACGCGCCGGCTCGACACGGGCGTGCGCGACATCGACGCCTTCAGCAATTACCTGATCGACCGTGCGCGCGTCGGCAAACCGGCTGGCAGCGCCACGGCGGCCGGCCGCATCGTGCGCGTCCAATAA
- a CDS encoding BMP family lipoprotein, with the protein MKLTQFSLTIAAVFLTAQASAATPKLGVVYDAGGKFDKSFNQSAFEGASRFKKDTGISFIEVQASSDTQAEQVMRGLARKKLDMIAAIGFAQTQAVQKVAKEFPNVKFVLIDGQAAGSNVNSVVFKEEEGSYLVGVAAAMASKSKKVGFIGGIDIPLIRNFACGYAQGAKAVNPKMEITQNMVGTTSGAWNDPAKGGELARSQFERGVDVVFAVAGGSGMGTLQMAKEKGKLAIGVDSNQNHLYPGSILTSMVKRVDNTVYDSFMQVKDGTWKGGVSYKGLKEGGVDWALDANNRKLITPEIEKRVLGARKDIIDGKIKVIDYRVGSSCPV; encoded by the coding sequence ATGAAACTTACACAATTTAGTTTGACGATCGCAGCCGTATTTCTGACTGCTCAAGCGTCCGCGGCTACCCCAAAACTGGGTGTCGTGTATGACGCGGGCGGCAAGTTCGACAAGTCGTTCAACCAATCCGCTTTCGAAGGCGCATCGCGCTTCAAAAAAGACACGGGCATTTCCTTCATCGAAGTGCAGGCATCGAGCGATACGCAGGCTGAACAAGTCATGCGTGGCCTGGCCCGCAAGAAACTCGACATGATCGCCGCCATCGGCTTTGCGCAAACGCAAGCCGTGCAAAAGGTCGCCAAGGAATTCCCGAACGTAAAATTCGTGCTGATCGACGGCCAGGCCGCCGGCAGCAACGTCAATTCCGTCGTCTTCAAGGAAGAAGAAGGTTCCTACCTGGTGGGCGTGGCAGCGGCCATGGCCAGCAAGAGCAAGAAAGTCGGCTTCATCGGCGGCATCGATATTCCACTGATCCGCAACTTCGCCTGCGGCTACGCGCAAGGCGCGAAGGCCGTCAATCCGAAGATGGAAATCACGCAAAACATGGTCGGCACCACGTCCGGCGCCTGGAATGACCCGGCCAAGGGTGGCGAACTGGCCCGCTCGCAATTCGAGCGCGGCGTCGATGTCGTCTTCGCCGTCGCTGGCGGCAGCGGCATGGGTACCCTGCAAATGGCCAAGGAAAAAGGCAAGCTGGCCATCGGCGTCGATTCGAACCAGAATCATCTGTATCCAGGCAGCATCCTGACCTCGATGGTCAAGCGCGTCGACAACACGGTCTACGACAGCTTCATGCAAGTCAAGGACGGCACCTGGAAGGGCGGCGTCAGCTATAAAGGCTTGAAAGAAGGCGGCGTGGATTGGGCGCTCGACGCGAACAACCGCAAGCTGATCACGCCGGAAATCGAAAAGCGCGTGTTGGGTGCGCGTAAGGACATTATCGATGGCAAGATCAAAGTGATCGATTACCGCGTCGGCAGCAGCTGCCCGGTTTAA
- a CDS encoding LysR family transcriptional regulator produces MSIDLKQLKYFLAVAEEKSFSRAAERLHISQPPLSQQIMKLESELGVRLFARTTRTFELTVAGKALMNEAADLLAKMRMTIDTIRQIDRGEVGRLRVGIVGSAMWGPIPSLLEEFQTKFPRVTWTIHEFGPTVQYEALRAKQIDVGFWREPKLNDDDLRHDNLRQELCFRENVCVAVNEHHPLAKNTAIELIDIAHEPMLTLNLDKSAFPRYLVQCCINAGFEPVIFQEASEPQTLLAMVGAGLGVTLVPETTSRIGWPGVVFLPIKTNPPSANLYISYTTLDDAPVVRAFLNILNPPAV; encoded by the coding sequence ATGTCCATCGATCTGAAACAGTTAAAGTATTTTCTTGCCGTTGCCGAGGAGAAAAGCTTCAGCCGCGCCGCCGAGCGCCTGCATATCTCGCAGCCGCCCCTGAGCCAGCAGATCATGAAACTGGAAAGCGAACTGGGCGTGCGCCTGTTTGCCCGCACCACGCGCACGTTCGAGCTGACCGTGGCGGGCAAGGCGCTGATGAACGAGGCGGCCGACCTGCTGGCCAAGATGCGCATGACCATCGACACCATCCGCCAGATCGACCGCGGCGAAGTGGGCCGCTTGCGCGTGGGCATCGTTGGCTCGGCCATGTGGGGGCCCATCCCCAGCCTGCTGGAAGAATTCCAGACCAAATTCCCCCGCGTCACCTGGACCATCCATGAATTCGGTCCCACGGTGCAATACGAAGCCTTGCGCGCCAAGCAGATCGACGTGGGCTTCTGGCGCGAACCCAAGCTCAACGACGACGACTTGCGTCACGATAATCTGCGCCAGGAACTGTGCTTCCGCGAAAATGTCTGCGTGGCCGTCAATGAACACCATCCGCTGGCGAAAAACACGGCCATCGAGCTGATCGACATCGCCCACGAGCCGATGCTCACCCTGAACCTCGATAAATCCGCGTTTCCCCGCTACCTGGTGCAATGCTGCATCAATGCCGGTTTCGAACCCGTAATCTTCCAGGAAGCGAGCGAGCCGCAAACCCTGCTGGCCATGGTCGGCGCGGGCCTGGGCGTGACCCTGGTGCCGGAAACGACAAGCCGCATCGGCTGGCCCGGCGTCGTGTTTCTGCCGATCAAGACGAATCCCCCGTCGGCCAACCTGTACATCAGCTACACCACGCTGGACGACGCTCCCGTCGTGCGGGCCTTCCTGAATATCCTCAATCCCCCGGCCGTCTAA
- a CDS encoding ABC transporter ATP-binding protein → MQPAVEFRSISKQFGHVKANADVSFSIAKGSIHGLVGENGAGKSTLMSILYGYYRADGGEILLDGKVQPIRNSQEAINLGIGMVHQHFMLVENFTVLDNIMLGTEGGFRLASHRTEAEAKLREICARYRLDVDPLAKIEDLSVGAQQRVEILKQIYRSANILILDEPTAVLTAQETASLFEILRLFKEQGKTIILITHKLQEILEITDNVTVMRGGTVVGAVATATTSKEELANMMVGRPIQSHLPRAPYNPGATVLEVDGLQLADEQQVKLLADIGFNLRAGEIVAIAGVSGNGQSELLEILSGMRLPTSGKLRFLDKDLPFAKRHDADGLPLAFRELGIAHIPEDRLRDGVVKNFSVMQNTILGYQDHLKNRWGLFNFKAIGARCAELLKTFDVRPANPDLRIGLLSGGNQQKVVIAREVLAKPKLMLVGQPTRGVDIGTIESIHTQLLALRDAGVAILLVSVELEEVRALADRILVMCGGRITGELKIEEFDTTRIGLLMGGMHKS, encoded by the coding sequence ATGCAGCCAGCAGTAGAATTTCGCAGCATTTCCAAGCAGTTTGGACATGTGAAGGCGAACGCCGACGTCAGCTTCTCCATCGCCAAGGGCAGTATCCATGGCCTGGTGGGGGAAAATGGCGCAGGCAAATCGACCTTGATGAGCATCCTGTACGGGTATTACCGTGCCGACGGCGGAGAAATCCTGCTCGACGGAAAAGTACAGCCTATCCGCAACAGCCAGGAAGCGATCAACCTCGGCATTGGCATGGTGCACCAGCATTTCATGCTCGTCGAGAACTTCACCGTCCTCGACAATATCATGCTGGGCACGGAAGGCGGCTTTCGCCTGGCCAGCCACCGCACGGAAGCGGAAGCCAAGCTGCGCGAGATTTGCGCGCGCTACCGCCTCGACGTCGACCCGCTGGCGAAGATCGAAGACCTGTCAGTCGGCGCGCAGCAGCGCGTGGAAATCCTCAAGCAGATTTACCGCAGCGCCAATATCCTGATCCTCGACGAGCCGACGGCCGTGCTGACGGCCCAGGAAACGGCCTCGCTGTTTGAAATCCTGCGCCTGTTCAAGGAACAGGGCAAGACCATCATCCTGATCACGCACAAGCTGCAAGAGATCCTGGAAATCACCGACAACGTCACCGTCATGCGCGGCGGCACGGTGGTGGGCGCCGTTGCCACGGCAACTACCTCGAAAGAGGAACTGGCCAACATGATGGTCGGCCGCCCCATCCAGAGCCACTTGCCGCGTGCCCCATACAATCCGGGCGCCACGGTGCTGGAAGTGGACGGTCTGCAACTGGCCGACGAGCAACAGGTCAAACTGCTGGCCGACATTGGTTTCAACTTGCGCGCCGGCGAAATCGTCGCCATCGCGGGGGTCTCGGGCAATGGCCAGAGCGAGCTGCTGGAAATTCTGTCGGGCATGCGTTTGCCCACCTCGGGCAAGCTGCGTTTTCTCGACAAGGACTTGCCGTTTGCCAAGCGCCACGATGCCGACGGCTTGCCGCTGGCCTTCCGCGAGCTGGGCATCGCCCACATTCCGGAAGACCGCTTGCGCGATGGCGTGGTGAAGAATTTCTCCGTCATGCAAAACACCATCCTCGGCTACCAGGATCACCTGAAAAACCGCTGGGGCCTGTTCAACTTCAAGGCCATCGGCGCCCGCTGCGCGGAACTGCTGAAGACTTTCGACGTGCGCCCGGCCAATCCGGACCTGCGCATCGGCCTGCTGTCGGGCGGTAACCAGCAAAAGGTGGTGATCGCGCGCGAAGTGCTGGCCAAGCCGAAACTAATGCTCGTAGGCCAGCCTACGCGCGGCGTCGACATCGGCACCATCGAAAGCATCCATACGCAATTGCTGGCCCTGCGCGACGCGGGCGTGGCGATCCTGCTGGTGTCCGTTGAACTGGAAGAGGTGCGGGCGCTGGCCGACCGCATTCTCGTCATGTGCGGCGGACGCATCACCGGCGAACTGAAAATTGAAGAATTCGATACCACCCGCATCGGTCTGTTGATGGGGGGAATGCATAAATCATGA